A genome region from Mycolicibacterium litorale includes the following:
- a CDS encoding polysaccharide deacetylase family protein, whose protein sequence is MTAPWHGRAAAVATLTFDVDAETPILAAGGRYADHMTTMSHQSYGPDVGVPRILDMLDELRVPATFFVPGWVAEHRVGLAASIVDRGHEVAHHSYSHRSPVTMTPVQERADFARALDVFEAQGIEIRGHRAALWGASWQTPGLIAEHGLAYDSSLMGDDRPYRIATDTGPIVELPVHWSLDDWEQYAYVPEPHVGSVIESPVKVAEMWRAELDGMRRYRCLFNLCVHPFLSGRPGRIAALRGLIEYALELGDVAFARCRDVADAVCADPAISPRTLTPPPADVYSP, encoded by the coding sequence ATGACCGCCCCATGGCATGGCCGTGCCGCCGCCGTCGCGACGCTGACATTCGACGTGGACGCCGAGACCCCGATCCTCGCCGCGGGCGGCCGCTACGCCGATCACATGACGACGATGTCGCACCAGTCGTACGGCCCCGACGTGGGCGTGCCGCGAATACTGGACATGCTCGACGAACTACGCGTCCCCGCCACGTTCTTCGTCCCCGGCTGGGTGGCCGAGCACCGGGTCGGACTGGCCGCCTCGATCGTCGACCGGGGACACGAGGTGGCGCACCACTCCTACAGCCACAGATCGCCGGTGACCATGACCCCGGTGCAGGAGCGCGCGGACTTCGCACGCGCCCTCGACGTGTTCGAGGCCCAGGGCATCGAGATCCGCGGCCATCGTGCCGCCCTGTGGGGTGCCAGCTGGCAGACCCCGGGCCTGATCGCCGAGCACGGACTGGCGTACGACTCGTCGCTGATGGGCGACGACCGGCCCTACCGCATTGCCACCGACACGGGGCCGATCGTCGAACTGCCGGTGCACTGGTCACTCGACGACTGGGAGCAGTACGCGTATGTGCCTGAGCCGCACGTCGGTTCGGTGATCGAGTCGCCGGTGAAGGTCGCCGAGATGTGGCGGGCCGAACTCGACGGCATGCGCCGGTACCGCTGCCTGTTCAACCTCTGCGTCCATCCGTTCCTGTCGGGGCGGCCGGGAAGGATTGCCGCCCTGCGGGGATTGATCGAGTACGCGCTGGAGCTGGGTGACGTCGCCTTCGCGCGGTGCCGCGACGTCGCCGACGCCGTGTGCGCTGACCCTGCGATCTCGCCGAGGACGCTGACACCGCCCCCGGCCGACGTGTACTCGCCGTAG
- a CDS encoding oxidoreductase, giving the protein MPYAHPALSPGRLGALTLRNRLAVAPMTRVSATPDGAATGEMADYYAAFACGGFGLIVTEGIYTDTAHSQGYLNQPGLATDAHVEAWRHVADAVHAEGVPLIAQLMHVGALSQGNSYGAETIAPSAVAPRGRPLGEYGGPDQWPMPRAMTDGDIRSVVSGFADAAVRAKASGFDGIEVHAANGYLLDQFLTVYTNQRDDDYGGGLANRIRLTAEVVEAIRDRVGADLPIGVRLSQTKVNDFAYRWPGGADDAEAIFSALTRAGADYLHIASEGRNFLDTAQLSDGRTITALAREVSGLPVMANGGMHDPGQAADVLDGGHADLLSVGRGALANPDLPQRLAAGAELIPFEHAMIQPMATIANTRDWSARRSLTRQAAHR; this is encoded by the coding sequence ATGCCGTATGCGCACCCTGCCCTGAGCCCCGGTCGCCTCGGCGCACTGACGCTGCGGAACCGGTTGGCCGTCGCCCCGATGACCCGCGTGTCGGCAACGCCCGACGGCGCAGCGACAGGTGAAATGGCTGACTACTACGCCGCATTCGCGTGCGGCGGCTTCGGCTTGATCGTCACCGAAGGCATCTACACCGACACCGCGCACAGTCAGGGGTACCTCAATCAGCCCGGCCTGGCCACCGATGCGCATGTCGAGGCGTGGCGACACGTCGCCGACGCGGTTCACGCCGAGGGCGTGCCGCTCATCGCCCAGTTGATGCACGTGGGCGCTCTCTCCCAGGGCAATTCCTACGGTGCCGAGACGATCGCACCGTCGGCGGTCGCGCCGCGCGGACGACCCCTGGGCGAGTACGGCGGGCCGGACCAATGGCCCATGCCACGGGCCATGACCGATGGCGACATCCGCAGCGTCGTGAGCGGTTTCGCCGATGCCGCCGTGCGCGCCAAGGCGTCGGGCTTCGACGGGATCGAGGTGCACGCCGCCAACGGGTACCTGCTGGATCAGTTCCTCACCGTCTACACCAACCAGCGCGACGACGACTACGGCGGCGGCCTCGCCAACCGCATCCGACTGACGGCTGAGGTCGTCGAGGCCATCCGCGACCGGGTAGGCGCCGACTTGCCGATCGGAGTGCGGTTGTCGCAGACCAAGGTCAACGACTTCGCCTACCGCTGGCCGGGTGGTGCCGACGACGCCGAGGCCATCTTCAGCGCGCTGACCCGGGCCGGCGCCGACTATCTGCACATCGCCAGTGAGGGGAGGAATTTCCTCGACACCGCACAGCTCTCGGACGGCCGCACGATCACGGCGCTGGCCCGTGAGGTCAGCGGGTTGCCGGTGATGGCCAACGGCGGAATGCACGACCCTGGGCAGGCCGCCGACGTGCTCGACGGAGGGCACGCCGACCTGCTGTCGGTCGGACGAGGCGCGCTGGCCAACCCGGACCTGCCCCAGCGGCTCGCCGCGGGCGCCGAGTTGATCCCGTTCGAACACGCGATGATTCAGCCGATGGCGACCATCGCCAACACGCGGGACTGGTCGGCACGGCGTTCACTGACGCGACAGGCAGCTCACCGATGA
- a CDS encoding DUF1989 domain-containing protein translates to MELSHDTAAIVIPAGQGSAFRVRRGDRFRLIDVEGGQVGDLFAFAAADPDEYLSASHTRTSTGRLFPRIGEQFVTNRRRPILTLTADTSPGAHDMLIAACDPARYDALGAPGHASCAGNLRLALSDLAVTTCVVPQPVNVFMDIPVDTDGNLSWLPAPSRPGDAVTFEAVTDCVIVVSACPMDLNPINGERPTSLAVELVEPTT, encoded by the coding sequence ATGGAGTTGTCACATGACACCGCGGCCATCGTGATCCCCGCCGGCCAGGGATCGGCGTTCCGGGTGCGACGCGGCGACCGGTTCCGCCTGATCGACGTCGAGGGCGGGCAGGTCGGCGACCTGTTCGCGTTCGCGGCCGCCGACCCGGACGAGTACCTGTCCGCCTCGCACACGCGCACCTCGACCGGCAGGCTGTTCCCGCGCATCGGCGAGCAGTTCGTGACCAACCGGCGGCGGCCGATCCTGACGCTGACGGCCGACACGTCGCCGGGTGCGCACGACATGCTGATCGCCGCCTGTGACCCGGCGCGCTACGACGCCCTCGGGGCCCCTGGGCACGCCTCGTGCGCGGGCAACCTCCGGCTCGCCCTGTCAGACCTCGCGGTGACCACATGCGTCGTCCCGCAACCGGTCAACGTCTTCATGGACATTCCGGTCGATACCGACGGCAACCTGAGCTGGCTGCCCGCGCCGAGCCGGCCGGGGGACGCGGTGACCTTCGAGGCAGTCACGGATTGCGTGATCGTCGTGTCGGCCTGCCCGATGGATCTCAACCCCATCAACGGCGAGCGTCCGACCTCGCTGGCCGTCGAACTCGTCGAACCCACCACCTAG
- a CDS encoding amidase family protein, giving the protein METLDVSGARRACEQALERTKGAAARSTMITVTAERARREADDSDGRRRDGALLSPLDGVPIVWKDLFDVEGTVTTCGSASLLERPPAPADGALVRRIASLGMVTVGKTNLSEFAFSGLGINQRFGTPVNPVDAALVPGGSSAGSAVAVTAGIAPLAVGTDTSGSVRVPAAFCGCVGYRASHNRYGENDFRALSPTLDSVGLMARTVDDIRLLDRLLAGTSHRQPARPRVVIPAGEWVDDCTPAIRAAFESAVDSLRGGDVRVTTVRLASMERAQHLIDTYGTIVGADAYAAYGRLLGSAGIEPATARRLARNAGAQEAVEPLRREMRTLRRQFAAELTGSVLLCPTVRHEPPRIADLLGSEATYDAVNASTLRTTMVLSYLGACGVTLPMTGRAPAGMLVSAPAGDDDVVLAAASEFERLTSCPSASAARREAAWPS; this is encoded by the coding sequence ATGGAAACCCTCGACGTGTCGGGTGCGCGCCGGGCGTGCGAGCAGGCTCTGGAGCGCACGAAGGGCGCAGCGGCCCGGTCGACGATGATCACCGTCACTGCCGAACGTGCCCGCCGCGAAGCCGACGACAGCGACGGTCGACGACGCGACGGCGCACTGCTCAGCCCGCTCGACGGTGTGCCCATCGTCTGGAAGGACCTGTTCGACGTCGAGGGCACGGTCACCACCTGCGGGTCCGCCTCGTTGCTCGAGCGCCCGCCCGCGCCCGCCGACGGCGCCCTGGTGCGCCGGATCGCCTCACTCGGCATGGTGACGGTCGGCAAGACGAATCTCAGCGAGTTCGCGTTCTCGGGGCTCGGCATCAACCAGCGATTCGGCACACCGGTCAACCCGGTGGATGCGGCACTGGTGCCCGGCGGGTCCTCGGCGGGGTCCGCCGTCGCCGTCACCGCGGGAATCGCACCGCTCGCGGTCGGCACCGACACCTCCGGCTCGGTCCGCGTACCCGCCGCGTTCTGCGGCTGCGTCGGCTACCGAGCAAGCCACAACCGCTACGGAGAAAACGACTTTCGGGCGCTGTCACCGACGCTCGACAGCGTCGGTCTGATGGCCCGCACGGTCGACGACATCCGACTGCTGGACCGGCTGCTGGCCGGGACGTCGCACCGGCAGCCGGCCCGACCTCGGGTGGTGATCCCTGCGGGTGAGTGGGTCGACGACTGCACACCCGCGATACGGGCGGCCTTCGAGTCAGCCGTCGACAGCCTGCGAGGCGGCGATGTGCGCGTCACCACGGTGCGCCTCGCGTCGATGGAGCGGGCGCAGCACCTCATCGACACCTACGGAACCATCGTCGGCGCGGACGCCTACGCCGCCTACGGCAGGCTGCTGGGGTCGGCCGGCATCGAGCCCGCCACTGCGCGGCGGCTCGCACGTAACGCGGGTGCACAGGAAGCCGTCGAACCACTGCGTCGGGAGATGCGCACGCTGCGCCGGCAGTTCGCCGCCGAATTGACGGGCTCGGTGCTGCTGTGCCCCACTGTCCGACACGAACCCCCGCGCATCGCCGACCTGCTCGGCTCCGAGGCGACGTATGACGCGGTCAACGCCAGTACGCTGCGCACGACGATGGTGTTGAGTTACCTGGGCGCGTGCGGCGTGACGCTGCCGATGACGGGGCGGGCACCGGCAGGCATGCTGGTGTCCGCACCTGCCGGAGACGACGACGTCGTGCTGGCCGCAGCCTCGGAATTCGAACGGCTCACCAGCTGTCCCAGTGCGTCAGCTGCTCGGCGGGAAGCCGCTTGGCCTTCTTGA
- a CDS encoding nitroreductase family protein codes for MTLNLSVDELLTTTRSVRKRLDLEKPVPREVIMECLELALQAPTGSNAQGWQWVFVTDPEKKKALADIYRVNANAYLDLPKPDYDDVRGERMELVSDSARYLNDHFHEVPVLMIPCLEGRPDGAPAGMSASFWGSLLPAAWSFMLALRSRGLGSAWTTLHLLNDGEKQAAELLGIPFDRYSQAGLFPIAYTKGTDFKKAKRLPAEQLTHWDSW; via the coding sequence ATGACCCTCAACCTGTCTGTCGACGAACTCCTGACGACCACCCGCTCGGTGCGCAAGCGACTCGATTTGGAGAAGCCGGTGCCGCGAGAGGTGATCATGGAGTGCCTGGAACTCGCGTTGCAGGCCCCGACCGGCTCCAACGCGCAGGGCTGGCAGTGGGTCTTCGTCACCGACCCCGAGAAGAAGAAGGCGCTCGCCGACATCTACCGGGTCAACGCCAACGCGTACCTGGACCTGCCCAAACCCGACTACGACGACGTGCGCGGCGAGCGCATGGAACTGGTCAGCGACTCCGCGCGCTACCTCAACGACCACTTCCACGAGGTGCCGGTGCTGATGATCCCGTGCCTCGAGGGCCGGCCCGACGGCGCGCCCGCCGGCATGTCAGCCTCGTTCTGGGGTTCGCTGCTGCCCGCCGCCTGGAGCTTCATGCTGGCGTTGCGCTCCCGCGGACTCGGCTCGGCCTGGACAACGCTGCACTTGCTGAACGACGGCGAGAAGCAGGCCGCCGAACTGCTCGGCATCCCGTTCGACAGGTACAGCCAGGCCGGGCTGTTCCCGATCGCCTACACCAAGGGCACCGACTTCAAGAAGGCCAAGCGGCTTCCCGCCGAGCAGCTGACGCACTGGGACAGCTGGTGA
- a CDS encoding error-prone DNA polymerase yields MSWFNGPPSWSEMERVLNGRLPRPTGDSKPRRAGESLAEPVGDGGDSPAWSRKRGAYRAPDVPRSGGAVPYAELHAHSAYSFLDGAGTPEELVEEAARLDLRAIALTDHDGLYGVVRFAEAAKELDMQTVFGAELSLSNVARTEVPDPPGPHLLVLARGPEGYRRLSREIAKAHLAGGEKGKPRYDYDALTEAAGGHWHILTGCRKGHVRQALSQGGPKAAEAALADLVDRFGRDRVSVELTHHGHPLDDERNAALAELAPRFGLGVVATTAAHFAEPSRGRLAMAMGAIRARNSIDEAAGYLAPLGGSHLRSGEEMARLFARHPEAVTAAADLGEQCAFGLALIAPRLPPFDVPPGHTEDSWLRHLVMLGARDRYGPPERAPQAYAQIEHELRIIEKLTFPGYFLVVHDITRFCKENDILAQGRGSAANSAVCYALGVTNVDPVANELLFERFLSPARDGPPDIDIDIESDLREEAIQYVYERYGRDYAAQVANVITYRGRSAIRDMARALGFSQGQQDAWSKQLSKWNGLADSPDIEGIPEPVVDLALQISNLPRHMGIHSGGMVICDRPIADVCPVEWARMANRSVLQWDKDDCAAIGLVKFDMLGLGMLSALHYCIDLVAEHKGLEVDLAKLDLSEPAVYEMLQRADSVGVFQVESRAQMATLPRLKPRVFYDLVVEVALIRPGPIQGGSVHPYIKRRNGEEPVTYDHPSMEAALRKTLGVPLFQEQLMQLAVDCAGFTAAEADQLRRAMGSKRSTDKMRRLRGRFYDGMRQRHGITGEVADRIYEKLEAFANFGFPESHSLSFASLVFYSSWFKLHHPAAFCAALLRAQPMGFYSPQSLVADARRHGVTVHGPDVNASLAYATLENHGMEVRLGLGAVRHIGDELAERIVDERKAHGPFANLLDLTGRVQLSVPQTEALATAGALGCFGVARREGLWAAGAAAAERPDRLPGVGSAGQIPSLPGMSKLELAAADVWATGVSPDSYPTQFLRENLDAMGVVPAGRLLQVPDGTRVLVAGAVTHRQRPATAQGVTFLNLEDETGMVNVVCSPQLWARQRRLAQTAPAMVIRGIVQNATGAVTVVADRLGTLDMRVGSKSRDFR; encoded by the coding sequence GTGAGCTGGTTCAACGGGCCGCCGAGCTGGTCGGAGATGGAGCGGGTGCTCAACGGCCGACTGCCCCGGCCCACCGGGGACAGCAAGCCCCGCCGTGCCGGCGAATCGCTTGCGGAGCCCGTCGGCGATGGAGGCGACAGCCCGGCGTGGTCGCGTAAACGCGGCGCCTACCGGGCGCCGGACGTGCCCCGGTCGGGCGGCGCGGTGCCCTACGCCGAACTGCACGCGCATTCGGCGTACAGCTTCCTCGACGGCGCAGGCACTCCCGAGGAACTCGTTGAGGAGGCCGCTCGCCTGGATCTGCGGGCCATCGCGCTGACCGACCACGACGGGCTCTATGGGGTCGTCCGATTCGCCGAGGCCGCAAAGGAACTCGACATGCAGACGGTGTTCGGCGCCGAGCTGTCGTTGAGCAACGTCGCGCGCACCGAGGTGCCCGACCCGCCGGGGCCGCACCTGCTGGTGCTCGCCCGCGGTCCGGAGGGCTACCGGCGGCTGTCCCGCGAGATCGCCAAAGCCCACCTGGCCGGCGGGGAGAAGGGCAAACCCCGCTACGACTACGACGCGCTCACCGAGGCCGCCGGTGGGCACTGGCACATTCTCACCGGATGCCGCAAAGGTCACGTGCGTCAAGCGCTTTCGCAAGGAGGCCCGAAGGCGGCCGAAGCGGCACTGGCTGATCTGGTGGACCGGTTCGGCCGCGACCGCGTCAGCGTCGAGCTCACCCACCACGGCCACCCTCTCGACGACGAACGCAACGCCGCGCTGGCCGAGCTGGCACCGCGTTTCGGCCTCGGCGTCGTCGCCACCACGGCGGCGCACTTCGCCGAACCGTCGCGCGGGCGGTTGGCGATGGCGATGGGCGCGATCCGCGCCCGCAATTCGATCGACGAGGCCGCCGGTTACCTGGCCCCGCTCGGCGGATCGCATCTGCGCTCGGGGGAGGAGATGGCCCGGCTGTTCGCCCGCCACCCCGAGGCGGTCACCGCCGCGGCAGATCTGGGGGAGCAGTGCGCGTTCGGGCTGGCGCTGATCGCCCCGCGACTGCCGCCGTTCGACGTGCCGCCCGGTCACACCGAGGACAGCTGGCTGCGGCACCTGGTGATGCTCGGCGCCCGCGACCGCTACGGCCCACCGGAACGGGCGCCGCAGGCCTACGCCCAGATCGAACACGAACTGCGGATCATCGAGAAGCTGACGTTCCCGGGATACTTCCTGGTCGTCCACGACATCACCCGGTTCTGCAAGGAGAACGACATCCTGGCCCAGGGGCGGGGGTCGGCGGCGAACTCCGCGGTCTGCTACGCACTGGGGGTCACCAACGTCGACCCGGTCGCCAACGAGTTGCTGTTCGAGCGGTTCCTGTCCCCGGCCCGCGACGGGCCACCCGACATCGACATCGACATCGAATCGGATCTGCGGGAAGAGGCGATCCAGTACGTCTACGAACGCTACGGCCGCGACTACGCCGCGCAGGTCGCCAACGTGATCACCTATCGCGGTCGCAGCGCCATCCGCGACATGGCCCGCGCGCTCGGCTTCTCCCAGGGGCAGCAGGACGCCTGGAGTAAACAGCTCAGCAAGTGGAACGGGCTGGCCGACTCACCGGACATCGAGGGCATTCCCGAGCCGGTGGTGGACCTCGCGCTGCAGATCTCGAATCTGCCGCGGCACATGGGCATTCACTCGGGCGGTATGGTCATCTGTGACCGGCCGATCGCCGACGTGTGTCCGGTCGAGTGGGCCCGCATGGCCAACCGCAGTGTGCTGCAGTGGGACAAGGACGACTGCGCGGCAATCGGATTGGTGAAGTTCGACATGCTCGGGCTCGGCATGCTCTCGGCGCTGCACTACTGCATCGACCTGGTGGCCGAGCACAAGGGCCTCGAGGTCGACCTGGCGAAGCTGGACCTGTCCGAGCCCGCCGTCTACGAGATGCTGCAGCGCGCCGATTCGGTCGGGGTGTTCCAGGTGGAGTCCCGCGCCCAGATGGCCACGCTGCCGCGGCTCAAGCCCCGGGTGTTCTACGACCTGGTGGTCGAGGTCGCGCTGATCCGGCCCGGGCCCATCCAGGGCGGGTCGGTGCACCCGTACATCAAGCGGCGCAACGGCGAAGAGCCGGTCACCTACGACCACCCATCCATGGAGGCAGCGCTGCGCAAGACGCTGGGGGTGCCGCTGTTCCAGGAGCAGCTGATGCAACTCGCCGTCGACTGCGCGGGGTTCACCGCCGCCGAGGCCGACCAGCTGCGCCGCGCCATGGGATCCAAACGTTCGACGGACAAGATGCGCCGGTTGCGCGGCCGGTTCTACGACGGGATGCGCCAGCGTCACGGCATCACCGGCGAGGTGGCCGACCGGATCTACGAGAAGCTCGAAGCGTTCGCGAATTTTGGCTTCCCCGAGAGTCATTCGTTGAGCTTCGCGTCGCTGGTGTTCTACTCGTCGTGGTTCAAGCTGCATCACCCCGCCGCGTTCTGCGCCGCACTGCTGCGGGCACAGCCGATGGGGTTCTACTCACCGCAGTCGCTGGTGGCCGACGCGCGCCGCCACGGTGTCACCGTGCACGGCCCCGACGTCAACGCCAGCCTGGCGTACGCCACGCTGGAGAACCACGGGATGGAGGTGCGGCTGGGGCTCGGCGCGGTCCGCCACATCGGCGACGAGCTCGCAGAGCGCATCGTCGACGAGCGAAAAGCTCACGGCCCGTTCGCGAATCTGCTGGACCTGACCGGTCGGGTGCAGCTGTCGGTGCCGCAGACCGAGGCGCTGGCCACCGCGGGTGCGCTGGGTTGTTTCGGCGTCGCCCGTCGCGAGGGGCTCTGGGCCGCCGGCGCGGCCGCCGCCGAACGGCCCGACCGGCTGCCCGGCGTCGGGTCGGCGGGGCAGATCCCGTCGCTGCCCGGTATGAGCAAGCTGGAACTCGCCGCGGCCGACGTGTGGGCCACCGGGGTGTCTCCGGACAGCTATCCCACCCAGTTCCTGCGCGAGAACCTCGACGCGATGGGCGTGGTGCCCGCCGGCCGGCTGCTTCAGGTGCCCGACGGCACCCGGGTGCTGGTGGCGGGGGCGGTGACCCACCGGCAGCGTCCGGCCACCGCGCAGGGTGTGACGTTTCTCAACCTCGAGGACGAGACGGGGATGGTGAATGTGGTGTGCTCACCACAACTCTGGGCGCGTCAGCGCCGCCTGGCCCAGACGGCGCCGGCGATGGTGATCCGCGGCATCGTGCAGAACGCCACCGGTGCGGTCACCGTCGTCGCCGACCGGCTCGGCACACTCGACATGCGGGTGGGGTCGAAGTCGCGCGACTTCCGCTGA
- a CDS encoding universal stress protein encodes MRLVVGYLATPGGADALALGVRLARTLGADLDVCMVLPTDRPLPAVIPTGDHDDLLTDQAEKWLAEVMPTVPVDVNARGHIAFAESTADGLIREAGRLGAEAIVVGGSGGGLAGSYSLGSVVNQLLHSAPMPVAVAPRGLRESPVTRVREVTCAIGRREGADVLLEHAVRFSSAAGTPLRLVSLVALDPTFGTLRGDVDAVRHRALEHAAHALDVAKSSLPESISVTSTIVDGRGVEDAVRKLEWHDGDLIMVGSSRLSAPRRLFLGSTAAKMLRVLHVPMVVTPRDQSAAEDVS; translated from the coding sequence ATGAGGTTGGTCGTCGGTTATCTCGCCACCCCGGGTGGCGCGGATGCGCTCGCGCTCGGCGTGCGTCTGGCCCGCACGCTCGGCGCTGATCTCGACGTGTGCATGGTGCTGCCCACCGACCGGCCCCTGCCGGCGGTGATCCCGACCGGCGACCACGACGATCTGCTCACCGACCAGGCGGAGAAATGGCTGGCCGAGGTCATGCCGACGGTGCCCGTCGACGTGAATGCGCGCGGCCACATCGCGTTCGCCGAGTCCACCGCCGACGGGCTCATCCGGGAGGCCGGCCGGCTGGGCGCCGAGGCGATCGTGGTGGGTGGGTCCGGCGGCGGCCTGGCGGGGAGTTACTCACTGGGCTCCGTGGTCAACCAACTGCTGCACTCGGCACCGATGCCGGTCGCGGTCGCGCCGCGCGGGCTGCGCGAGTCTCCGGTCACCCGGGTGCGGGAGGTGACGTGCGCCATCGGCCGGCGCGAAGGCGCGGACGTGCTCCTCGAGCATGCCGTCCGGTTCAGCTCGGCGGCGGGCACACCTTTGCGGCTGGTGTCACTGGTCGCACTCGACCCGACGTTCGGGACGCTGCGCGGCGATGTCGATGCGGTGCGCCACCGCGCGCTCGAACACGCCGCCCACGCCCTGGATGTCGCGAAAAGCAGCCTGCCCGAGAGCATCTCGGTCACCTCGACGATCGTCGACGGGCGTGGCGTCGAGGATGCGGTCCGCAAGCTGGAGTGGCACGACGGAGATCTCATCATGGTCGGCTCCAGCCGCCTGAGCGCACCGCGACGACTGTTCCTCGGTTCGACCGCGGCGAAGATGCTGCGCGTGCTCCACGTTCCGATGGTGGTCACACCGCGGGATCAGTCAGCGGCGGAAGACGTTTCCTAG
- a CDS encoding MaoC/PaaZ C-terminal domain-containing protein yields the protein MPIDPHAVGTKSEPVLYEWTDRETLLYALGVGAGTADLAFTTENSHDIDQQVLPTYAVIGCPAWGAVGAVGSFNFSMLLHGSQQIRLFAPLKPAGKLSVVSEVADIQDKGEGKNAILVFKGTGTDPDTGEVVAETVSTAVIRGGGGFGGQPGTRPPAPEIPDQDPDARIALPTREDQALLYRLSGDRNPLHSDPWFARELAGFPRPILHGLCTYGVAGRALVAALGDGDATRITAIGARFTSPVFPGETLTTSVWRTGDGEAVFRTEAAAPDGSGARLVLEDGTAQYRP from the coding sequence ATGCCGATCGATCCTCATGCCGTGGGAACCAAGTCCGAGCCGGTGCTCTACGAGTGGACCGACCGGGAGACCCTGCTCTACGCCCTCGGCGTCGGAGCGGGCACCGCTGATCTGGCCTTCACCACTGAGAACAGCCACGACATCGACCAGCAGGTACTGCCGACCTACGCCGTCATCGGCTGCCCGGCCTGGGGCGCGGTAGGCGCCGTCGGCTCGTTCAACTTCAGCATGCTGCTGCACGGGTCGCAGCAGATCCGGCTGTTCGCGCCGCTCAAACCGGCGGGCAAGCTCAGCGTGGTCTCCGAGGTGGCCGACATCCAGGACAAGGGTGAGGGCAAGAACGCCATCCTGGTGTTCAAAGGCACGGGTACCGATCCGGACACCGGCGAGGTGGTCGCCGAGACGGTGTCGACGGCGGTGATCCGCGGCGGTGGTGGATTCGGCGGGCAGCCGGGGACACGGCCACCGGCGCCGGAGATCCCCGACCAGGACCCGGATGCGCGCATCGCGCTGCCCACCCGCGAAGATCAGGCGCTGCTCTACCGGCTCTCCGGTGACCGCAACCCGCTGCACAGCGATCCGTGGTTCGCCCGCGAGCTGGCCGGTTTCCCGCGCCCGATCCTGCACGGTCTGTGCACCTACGGTGTCGCCGGCCGTGCGCTGGTCGCCGCGCTCGGTGACGGCGACGCCACCCGGATCACCGCGATCGGCGCTCGCTTCACCTCGCCGGTGTTCCCGGGGGAGACCCTGACGACGTCGGTGTGGCGGACCGGCGACGGTGAGGCGGTGTTCCGCACCGAAGCCGCCGCGCCCGACGGCTCGGGTGCGCGGCTGGTACTCGAGGACGGCACCGCGCAGTATCGACCTTGA
- a CDS encoding MarR family winged helix-turn-helix transcriptional regulator: MAEPAGWQAMRSVLLLCRSMTAVVDQDLKDGFGLRLIDFHILKQLQSTETGTCLLGEVARELFVHATTVSIATERLSHRNLVSRRAHPTDRRATLVGITDEGRELAEAATVALAAAEFGLAGLTPDQLAALSGVHTARTVKD; encoded by the coding sequence ATGGCCGAACCCGCGGGCTGGCAGGCGATGCGCTCGGTTCTGTTGCTCTGCCGATCGATGACGGCCGTCGTCGACCAGGACCTCAAAGACGGCTTCGGGCTGCGGTTGATCGACTTTCACATCCTCAAACAGTTGCAGTCCACCGAGACCGGCACCTGCCTGCTCGGTGAGGTGGCCCGCGAGTTGTTCGTGCACGCGACCACGGTGAGTATCGCCACCGAGCGGCTGTCCCACCGCAACCTGGTCTCCCGGCGCGCGCACCCCACCGACCGCAGGGCGACGCTGGTCGGCATCACCGACGAGGGGCGCGAGCTCGCGGAGGCGGCAACGGTCGCGCTGGCGGCCGCGGAGTTCGGGCTGGCCGGCCTGACGCCCGACCAGTTGGCGGCGCTGAGCGGCGTCCACACCGCCCGCACCGTCAAGGACTGA